One Planctomycetota bacterium genomic window, CGAAGGAACGACCCGGCGTGACGATCAACCGCCGTGACCTGATTCCCCTGCCGGTGCCATCGGCCAGCCTGCTGTGGAGAAACCTCCATGTCCGCGAAGGGGTGCGGATCGGCGAGAAGACCGGCACGCGAAACATCCTCATCGACATCGAGGTGGAAGGCACGGCCGACGGGGAGAGCTGGCGGACGGCGATGGAGTTTGATTACGCCAACGAGGAGTCGTTGTACTGCCGATCGAAAGTCGCCGATGACGGCGCACGGGCGGCGGTGCCGGCGGCTGCCGCCAAGGTGAAGCTGGCGTTTCTTCCGCCGATGTCGGGCCTCGCGGCCAACGAGACCCTCCTTCCCGAAGGCGCCGTCGCCGTCCGCATCGGCGAAGGGCGCACGGCCGAGGTGCTGCGAAACCTCTGCTGGCAGGCGTTCCAGCATCCCGACACCACGCACTGGCGCTCGATCACCGGCCACATGCAGGCGCTGTTCGGGATCGAGCTCGCTGATCCGGTGCACGTGCCGGAGCGCGGCGAACTGACGATGGAGTTCCGCAGCGGAGGGGTCGATCTGGACCTGTCGGCCAGCGGCCGGGGCCAGCAGCAGATGCTCCTCCTCCTGGCCCACATGGCGGCCAATCCGGGATCGGTGCTGTTGCTCGACGAGCCCGATGCCCACCTGGAGATCCTCCGCCAGCGGCAGATGTACGACGTGCTGACGACGATGGCGGCGAAGACGAGAAGCCAGATCATCGCCGCCAGCCATTCCGAAGTGCTGCTCAACGAAGCCGCCGACAAAGACATCGTGGTGGCATTCGTGGGGAAGCCGCATCGGATCGACGACCGCGGTGCGCAGGTCGCCAAGGCGCTCAAGCAGATCGGCTTCGAACAGTATCTCCAGGCCGAGCAAACCGGCTGGGTGCTGTATCTGGAGGGATCGACCGACCTGTCGATCCTCCGCGCGTTCGCGACGACGCTTGACCATCCCGTGAAGCGCCATCTCGAACGGCCGTTCGTGCACTACGTCGGCGACAAGCCGACGGCCGCACAGGATCATTTCCACGGCCTCCGCGAGGCGAAGGCCGATCTCGTCGGTATTGCGGTTTTCGATCGTCTGCCGAGGCCCTTGCCGCCCGACCCGTATCTCCGGCAGGAAACGTGGAGTCGCTACGAGATCGAGAACTACCTCACGTCGCCGGAAGCACTGGTCGCGTTTGCCCGTGATTACGCGATCCGCGAAAGCACGACGCCGCTGTTT contains:
- a CDS encoding AAA family ATPase, whose product is MLTRLVIRNFKAFADVDIELGDRVVFVGPNNSGKTTALQALALWNAGVRRWVEKRGAAEVSKERPGVTINRRDLIPLPVPSASLLWRNLHVREGVRIGEKTGTRNILIDIEVEGTADGESWRTAMEFDYANEESLYCRSKVADDGARAAVPAAAAKVKLAFLPPMSGLAANETLLPEGAVAVRIGEGRTAEVLRNLCWQAFQHPDTTHWRSITGHMQALFGIELADPVHVPERGELTMEFRSGGVDLDLSASGRGQQQMLLLLAHMAANPGSVLLLDEPDAHLEILRQRQMYDVLTTMAAKTRSQIIAASHSEVLLNEAADKDIVVAFVGKPHRIDDRGAQVAKALKQIGFEQYLQAEQTGWVLYLEGSTDLSILRAFATTLDHPVKRHLERPFVHYVGDKPTAAQDHFHGLREAKADLVGIAVFDRLPRPLPPDPYLRQETWSRYEIENYLTSPEALVAFARDYAIRESTTPLFADSTVKRMEAAIELVVGSLRNLGKADPFGPDLKVSTEFLDPL